Part of the Bubalus kerabau isolate K-KA32 ecotype Philippines breed swamp buffalo chromosome 18, PCC_UOA_SB_1v2, whole genome shotgun sequence genome is shown below.
GAATACATTGTCAAGTTAGAAATGGGGAGAGTCAGACATGTGTTTCAGGGTGCTCTTGTTCAATTTCTGACTGTCCCTCCCTGTAAGTGTATTTGATGTCATGATGCACAGACCCCAATCCCAAACCCACACTATTGCTTTTTATGCCCAGATTAgattagaaaaaattatttatttatttggctgcatcagatcttagttgcagcatgtggggtctagttctctgaccagggattgaacccagaccccctgcattgggaatgtggagtcttagccactggaccaccagggaacttctcCAGGTTAGATTTTGACTTTTCTAGTTAAGAAATCTGCTCACCACTTAAGGACTTAGAACTTCTTTCTGTAGAAATGATGATCCATTTAGCTTACTCTGATCGTTAGTCGCTGAGTTAGTCACAAGTCTAACTGAAATGTATATCCTGACGCAATtaatgttgaataaataaatgaacatttaaaatgaaCTAAAACACAAGAGAATCAGGAAGTTAAAACAAAGTACAattaaaaaacaaccaaaatgcAACCCCCTCCCCCCGTACAAAGCAGTATTGCTCTAATTCTATGAACAATGTTTAAACTgtagaggtttgtaacattaggTCCACACTGTCCTGTGAGAAACTCTTCAATATACTATAGATCAGCTATTAATACCAGTCTCACTTATCCCCATGTGTGGTCAGTCAGGACTGGTCAGATATCCCTTGATTTCTAAAGATTTACGGATCTCCAAGAAAACCACAGCAAGGCTCAGCTGTAATTCAGATGACTTCATATATGAGTCAATCATTTAATGCAACTGACCCTTTAAAAACCATGACTAATTACAGATCCTCAAAGTTGCTTTGATCAATGAATAATGTTGAACTTGAGATACTATCATTCATAAATTGATTTCCCGAGATGACACAGAAACACAAATCTGTGAGTTATTTAGTTTTGTACTTCTTGCTCGCTtgctctcacactcacacacaatcaCTCCACTAATCTTTTGTCTGTGTTTTTCACTAGATTTGTAAGCCCCTGGGAAATGGAGATAGTGTTCCTTGTTGTATCCATGTCACGGGCCTACAACCTGTCACGTgtttgttcaatgaatgaattaataatgaCACCGATGTTTTAATCATGATTGCTGAGACAGGCTGTTGCTCATCCACTTAATAACGTCCTTATTTCAGCATGAATAAGATGTTTTCAAATAGTATTAATATTTGTATGTTACAACATAATTGAgaacaaagtgaaaaagaaccTCATCAAAGGTATTTTCAAAATGAATGCATTTAACAAAAAAGAACTTAAGGAAATtagcaacccaattaaaaaaaactggacaAGATATAAACAGACAGTTAATAGGGAAGAAAATGCAAACATATGAAAAAGGCTCAACCTCACTCCtgataagagaaatgcaaatttctaCATTAGTGATATTTTTCACCTACCAGGTTGACAGATGTTAACAAATTTCCTAACACTGTGTGGTGAGGGTGTGAGGAAGCCTGTAGTGTGTTGGGGATAGAAATTGGTAGACCTTCTATTGGGCAATCTGGCAGTCAAACCAAAAATGTACATGCCTTTTGATCCAGAAACTCTCTTCTCAGAATTTCAGTGTTCTTGCACATATATGAAAGGAAGTCCGTATAAGTATGTAGTCGTATGTATAAGGTtattcactgtagcattatttttaatagtgagAGGCTAGAAACAACTTATATGTTAATATCTGACTAAATGAATTACAGTCTAACCATAAAATGCAATACTCCGTAGTTGGAAACCAAGAATGCAGAAGTTTTCTATGTACTAATAAGGAAAAAATCTTAGAAATACAtcgttaagagaaaaaaataagggaTATAACAGTAGGTATGGTATGCTACCACTTGTGTAAAAGAAGGAGTAAAGCAAATAGATATCTATCTAACACACTTCTGAAAGCACATATAGGATACTGGTAACACTGGTAGCCCCCACGGGAGAGCTGGGGAGCCACCATACAGGGATGAGAGAAGACTTTGTGAGACAGCCTTCTGCATTTTGAATTAAGGGAATAcacttcctttttaaagaaacaaacaaatccaAAGGTTGGGTTCTTATCTTTTTGCTTAGAAATAATGCccagggactttcctagtggtccaatgattaggactccatgcttccactataggggcatgggttcagtttcTAGTCCAGGAACTAAAATACCGCATCCCATGTGGCCTCCCCCGcctccaaaaaaaaggaaaaaaataatgcccaatatcttaaaaaaaagaacttttcaaTGAGGTAAAATTATGATTGAAATATATTACATTATTCTATATAtacaataattataataacagCATCTCAGTTAATCCTCTCAAGCAAACTTGTGAGGTAGAAATTATTAGTATCTCaattttacagattaagaaactgaggcctgggaaGGCAAGCACCTTGTCTACCGTCACAGTCAGTAAACTGTGGAATGGGGATTTCTTTCTCAACACGACAAAATTTGGCATCTGAAAGCAGCATGACAAGAATAGGAAAGAATGGAGAAGAACTGAAGACACTGAAAAAACTGGGGGAGAATcgccttcattaaaaaaaaaacaaacaaacaaatatataataagaACCAACTGTGTTCACTTGCAGACGCTTTCAGCTaacaaaactaaaagatgctACAAATAGCCCTGTCTGATTTGGCCCTCTTAGTattagaaaaaagataaaaagtccTATTACAAACTTACTGCAATAGACACACTTTTACAGACAGGTAATCTACAAACAGACAAGAGAGAAAACTGGCAAATCCAGAGATAAAACAGGACGTGGACTTGGTTCTTACCACTTTCCTTTTCGATGGTAACGATGGCTCACTTATCTGGAACAGAAAGAGTTGAAACGACTTTTTAGAGGTGCGCGAAGCTACTGAGCAAATAGTGTTGTCCCTTTGTACTGATAGCCCAATTTCAATTTTATAGATACTGCTTCTCTACAGAtggattcctgactctcctggccaCACTTTGGTGGACCAGTGGAGAATCCGAGGAGGAGAAATAATTGTGACTCCCTGTCAATCAGGAGCAGAGAACAGAGCTGCCAATAAGGAGATGGTGGCGACGATTATGGAGTTGCCTTGAACTACCTagagattttatttattcttgattCCCACTGCCTCACACAATTAAAGAGTTTGGAATGgttacattattaattttataattaaaaaagctACACGCCAGTATGTCTTAACATTTAGGAAGTTACAGCAACACAAACAGGCATCATTCAAGTTTAATCAACCATTATGCAAACTCTTATAAAAACAAGCTTctgttaagaaaaggaaaagaaataacagaattaTATGAGTGACAGCCATAATAACATAGAATTTGAAGTGATAGTAACTCCATTATtattaaattacataaaattataaGGATGTGTTTCACTATCTGATTTCACACTGAttagaatttaaaattctgtACTTTGCATACACAgatgtaaaacttaaaaatatgctTACAATACTGAGATAAATTTATAAACTCCAAGAAAAGTGGGTTTCAGATTTCATTACAGATTTAAATGAGCACTTTGCTCTTGCAACTGAACAATTATGCTTTTTATTAAGTCTTACCATACTAAGGAATCAAGATTGTTCTTAATGATGGGCCATTTACTTTACTGAatatgttgttgttcttctttataGAAATTCAATAGCTGTGTGTTCTCTTACATATTGGACAGACAATAGTGCAACCAACGAACTATATATTACCTTACACATCTGGGGTCTGCTTGCGACCTTACATAACAGTGACACGCCAGAGTGGGTTATCTGGGCAGAGCGTGTCAGATACAGAGTGAGGCCTTTGGAACTTCAGACCATTAAAAACAACAACGACAGCTTTGTTTTGAGAACTATAGGTATTTAAGGAGGGAGCTAAtagcagaaagaaagaacaaagatggTGAAATCCCTTACCTCCTGCTGCTCAGTGTATTCCCTGTGTCTCCGAGCCGCCTCGTGCCTCCACAACTTTAGGCAAACCAAAGCACCGATGAGATAAACAATCATGGTGACAAAGAGGAAGATCATGGCTGCGATCTGCCCTCCTTCCACCCGGCAGAATCCTGCGTTCACTGGCGTGTTAAATAACGGATAGTAGCAGAGTCCCCCTCGGTTGGTATCATTCACATAGACTATGGCTGCGGCCATGTACAAAATGAACAAGGAGACATTGATTCCAAATTCAGTGAGGGGCCACCAATTTGAGTCCAAGAGGATGGTCCGATAATACATGGACATGCCAAGCACCAGGATGATGATGGTGGTCACCCAGGCCAAGCCAGCAACCACAAGGACAAAGGCAGTTTTGGGGCCACTGTAGTAATAGCCCCCATAGGTACTGCCCAGGCCACCCATGCCTCCTATGCCGTAGGGCTGTGAATACCCAAACATGTTATACCATTCGCTGTCCTTGTGAATGTACGCTGTGACACAAGCGAAAACGCCGGCCCCCAGCAGCAGCTCGGCCACCCCCAGGATCCGCAGCAGGCCTGCCCACGACTTCATGTAGGAATACCTAAGGTGATACTCCTCTACCTTCTCGCTGTAGGTTCGGGCTGTGTGCGTGTGTCGGCCTAGGGATCCATAGGGATCGTGAGGAAACATGGCCTCAGTCTCTTTCTGGGAATGCCAGCTGCCTTCGAACCCGCCGTGAGGATCTTTGCAGGAATTTGGGGGTGAACGATGGTTTGATCTTGTGGGCGAGGCTGGAGGTGAACACTCCACTCCATCGGAGATGTATCTGATGTCTGACACTGGCTTATCCCACTCCGGgtcctttttcttccctctgaaGAACTTCTTCCAGGACTCAGGGACAAAGCGTCTTACAGGCTTGAGATCCGGCGCTATGGCCGGTTCCTCTGTGTCACTTGAGTAGAATTCTGGGCCGAAGGGCGGCTGTAATGGGAGAGGGGGTGGTGGCAATGGATCAGCGCTCACGGCCAGCTCACTGTCTCGAAGAGTCTGGAAGGTTCTTATGGTGCCATCTGGATAGTCTGAGTCCCTTGGGACCTCATCATAGTGTCTGTCCTGATTCCTGGATCTTCTGTCACTGGACGACATTTGTGATGTTCACACCTGGAGTCAGGATTAAAGTTATCTCTTATGCTTAGTTATGTACCCTTCAATGATGCTGGTTTTAGTCACTTAGTAGCAAATGATCATATTCAGGAAACCAATATGATCATATCTAATCATCATGATATAGAAAATGACAAAgcaaatacatacattttattttattatttttgtgtgtaataaagttttattaaagtataaaggagatagggaaagcttctgacatagacatcagaagggggcagaaagaataccTGCCTGccagtctttagctggatgttatatagttactaagtaaaagtaaaaagtcgctcagtcatgtccaggctcctctgtccatgggattctccaggcaaggatactggagtgggttgccatttccttctccaaaatacatacattttaaacatGTGTAACAATTATGTTAACCAGGGATACAGAACCATTCTATGAGATTTAAGGGCAATTAAAATCTTAAACCTTTAGGGATTACAACATTTATAAGTCAAATTTACCTACGAGCCCTATAAACAACAAAATGTAAAAAACCAAAAATGAGACTAAATTTTAATGCAGGGTGTTCACACATTCCAAGCAGAGTCCTTTCCTCAAATatctaa
Proteins encoded:
- the MARVELD2 gene encoding MARVEL domain-containing protein 2 encodes the protein MSSSDRRSRNQDRHYDEVPRDSDYPDGTIRTFQTLRDSELAVSADPLPPPPLPLQPPFGPEFYSSDTEEPAIAPDLKPVRRFVPESWKKFFRGKKKDPEWDKPVSDIRYISDGVECSPPASPTRSNHRSPPNSCKDPHGGFEGSWHSQKETEAMFPHDPYGSLGRHTHTARTYSEKVEEYHLRYSYMKSWAGLLRILGVAELLLGAGVFACVTAYIHKDSEWYNMFGYSQPYGIGGMGGLGSTYGGYYYSGPKTAFVLVVAGLAWVTTIIILVLGMSMYYRTILLDSNWWPLTEFGINVSLFILYMAAAIVYVNDTNRGGLCYYPLFNTPVNAGFCRVEGGQIAAMIFLFVTMIVYLIGALVCLKLWRHEAARRHREYTEQQEISEPSLPSKRKVCDMATSCERQRDQEVNFKELRATKMKPELLSGPIPPGHIPKPIVMPDYVAKYPMIQTSDERERYKAVFQDQFAEYKELSAEVQAILRKFDELDAVMSRLPHRSENQQEHERISRIHQELKKKRNDPTFLEKKERCDYLKNKLSHIKQKIQEYDKVMNWDVQDYS